A segment of the Lolium perenne isolate Kyuss_39 chromosome 3, Kyuss_2.0, whole genome shotgun sequence genome:
TGTCCTTTTTGATCAATCAAGTGAGGCAATCAGGCAAACTGACTTGCTTGTCGCATCCTCTACCACCACAAGAAAAATAGCAGAATAGTTAAAACAAAATTCTGAAATTTGGGTAAACCCTTGACCTTGTACTGCATTTATGTTCTCAGAGTTATTACGTTCAAAAACATACAAATTTAACACCGAGTGATCATAAGAAACATACAGCAGCAGCAGTGCGGCCCAGAACTGAAGGATTTACGCATCCTGTCTACGTCCGAAAATGCTCAGAATCATAGCCTTTGATAGAGGCTTTGCAGATGTGGGCTGCTACGATTGTGCGACATCAGTACAGTGCACGCTGGGTACCACTACACGAAGGCCGACCTTTGAGAAGGGAAAAACCCATCCCGCGCGCGCGCTCTCGCGACGACACGTGTCGCGCGCGGAACGTGTCCCCGGGAAAAGACGCGAATCGTTTTCCGGGTTTGGTTTTTCCCTTTACGCGCCGGTAGACCCGTTAACAATATGCGGACCCGTTAATCTTCTTTTTCCCTTTACGCGCGCAGTACGTTTTCAAAAAATTGGGCGggacttttttttttgctttttcccTTTGTCTTTCCGGGCTGTGAGTTTTCTGGGGAATTAATGGGAGGGAGGTAGCACTTTCAAATTACAATTTTTTTAAATTCCAACAGAGTGCTACGAGATGACATATGTCGAAGCGATTGCTACGGCTCGGCTTCGCCTCGTATCAAGGCGCCTTCGGCGCATCAAACATTAATAAACATAATGAATGGCAGACATATGTCGTTGTCCCCGTTTGTCGTTACCCCCATATGTCGAAGCGATTGCTACGGCTCGGCTTCGCCTCGTATCAAGGCGCCTTCGGCGCATCAAActgttgttttttttttctattttttttcttttggaaAGGTTTCTGTTTGATTTTCTCTTTTATTGTCTGTAAAGTTTTCCGTTTTCTCTTTTAttctctggaaagatttccgttttctcttttattgtctgtaaagatttccgttttctcttttattctctggaaagatttccgttttctcttttattctctggaaagatttccgttttctcttttattctctgtaaagatttccgtttcctctagcgcaggtacacgtccgaaggggTGTGAGGTACATCCTCGGCGTAAAGACGAGTACAGGTTTTGTAGGAAGAgtagcacggtactgtgtttctcttttgatttatctggaaagattttccgtttcctctagcgcaggtacaggtccgaaggggtgtgaagtacatccccggcgtggagacgagtacagcctaggtaggaagaggagcacggtactgtatttctcttttggtttatctggaaagattttccgttttctctagcgcaggtacaggttcgaaggtgtgtgaagtacatccccggcgtggagacgagtacagcctaggtaggaagaggagcaagatcgtgtttctattttgttttatctggaaagattttccgtttcctctagcgcaggtacaggtccgaaggggtgtgaagtacatccccggcgtggagacgagtacagcctaggtaggaagaggagcacggtactgtgtttctcttttggtttatctggaaagattttccgtttcctctagcgcaggtacacgtccgaagttgtgtgaagtacatcctcgtcgtggacacgagtacaggttttgtaggaagaggagcacggtactgtgtttctcttttggtttatctggaaagattttccgttttctctagtgcaggtacaggttcgaaggtgtgtgaagtacatccccggcgtggagacgagtacagcctaggtaggaagaggagcacggtactgtgtttctcttttgatttatctggaaagattttccgtttcctctagcgcaggtacaggtccgaaggggtgtgaagtacatccccggcgtggagacgagtacagcctaggtaggaagaggagcacggtactgtgtttctcttttggtttatctggaaagattttccgtttcctctagcgcaggtacacgtccgaagTATTAGGAGGAGGAAGATTCACGGAGAGTGTGTGTTGCCGCAGACAGTGACGCGGAGGCGGGGGTGAGCCGCCGAAGGAAGGAGCGGAGCGGAGCGGCCGTGCTAATCCAGACAGACAGCTCGGCGGCGGAAGGCGACGCCAGCTTAGTTTTATCGATCGGAGGCCATGGCCGGAACGTGCGGGGTATGCAAGCCGACGCGCCCTTTGATTGATTTCCTGTTGGTTTCGGCCGCAGCTGCTTGCTCTCCCGGGTCACTTCTAAACAGATCCTGTTAAATTACTCGCCTGTGAGAGCAGGTTCCCAGCCGGCATGACGACCCTAATTCAAGACCAGAAAAAGCAAAATTGACACAGGTTGACTAGCGGTGAGAGGACTTATAGTAGATCAGCAGTCCTGAAGATTGATTTTGTCAGTGCTCCTGTCGGTTGTTGATGCTGCTATGCTGCGCGCAGTGCTGCTGCTGATTAGCGCAGCTGCACGACGCCCTGGTTCGGAGGACTGGATAAACCTAACCCTGTTTGGCAGTCAGCAGAATTTAATAATGGGGGAAGAGTATGTAGTACAAGTACTAGTATTTGATACATTAGATAAGGATTGCAACACACAGAATGGTTTGTCCTAGTGGTTCGAAGGTATTATGCATAGGTTGTGAGTTCAACTCCCCTCACGTGTCATTTATGTTGAGGTAAAACTGTGTATGGATATAAGGTGATGTTGCGCAGTTTAGTAACAACGATTGTAATTGTTAGTAAATTGTGTCACATCATCTTCTATCCGACACCCGTTGTATCTTTTTTTTTATTATAACAAGTGATATAAACATTTCATTTACCGACCGATGTGTTAGCACTTTGGTATGGGTCAAGTTGGCGATGGGTACTGGGATCTCTGGGGAAACCTCCACCATCGCCGCACCGATCCCCGACCATCCCCATCCCCGAAAGAGTAAAATGCACCAATGGTCACTGTAATTGTCGGAGCTGCTCGGTACGGTCACCGTACTGCCGAAATACGCCGCGGAGGTCACCGAACTTGTCATACATGATTTATACGGTCACTGGTGGTGTACGCGAGCGTGTATTTAGCAGCTAGGACGTGCAGGTCATTCAACTTTGACATGAATTGAATCAAAGTAACTGCGTTGGCTGACCGTCGTGCAGAAAACAGAAAGTGTAGGGGCGTAATTGCAAAACAGCACATGGGGAGAGAAATGCAAAGTCCATTCCCCATGGCGTTGACCCGCCCCCATTCTCCACCCGCCGCGTCCAACCCGCACTCCCCCAGTTCTTCGTTTTTGTGTTTGTTTGTTCGTCGCCCACAGGAGCCGCCGCCGATTCGTACGCACCGTCGGCCGATTCGGCCACGGCGGCCGCCGATTCGTCGCCCACTGGAGCCGCCGGCAGAATCGACCCCACAGCAGGCCAGGCTCGATTCGTCGCCCACAGCAGCCGCCGGCCGAATCGACTGTACAGCAGcccgccgccgattcgtcgcCCACAGCAGcccgccgccgattcgtcgcCGACAGAAGCCGCCGGCCGAATCGAGCCCACAGCAGcccgccgccgattcgtcgcCCACAGCAGCCGCCGGCCGAATCGACTGTACAGCAGCCGGCCGGCCGATTCGTCCCCCACAGCAGCTCGCCGGCACAACCTCTCCGATTCGTCGCCACAGAAGACCGGCGGCACATCCTCCCCTTCGTCGCCACAGAAGACCGCCGGCACgtcctctccttcatcgccacaGCAGTCCGTCGGCCCAGTGATGGAGCCTCTTTGTCGCCTGTACCTGCAGCCGTCGTCCTGTACCAAAGAAGGGCAAGAGGAGGAGAAAGCGGCGGCGGCTCTGATGGATATGGCGGGGCTGCCGCAGGAGGAGGTCTTTGCTCCTCGGTCCATGGTCGATATGAAGCGTCTGGGGGTGGCGTGCAGGCGCAGAGGTATGGAGCTTCTCATCCGCTGGGATTCCGAGTTCAAGGTGCGCCATTTGGTGGAGATGCCGCTGCATATCATTGCTGCATACAGAGCCGGTGCTGCCAAGGCCGGCGGCGAACCGGAGCACACGTCCGAGGTCATTGAGGTTTGCAAGTATGCAGATGATCCAAGGGTTGGTTTGAGGTACATTTCGAAGATCGAAATGGCTCGATTGTTGATGAAATCCATGGAGCACGGGGCTGCTCCGCTTGGGGTGCCGATTGCATGGAACCCCCCTGCTAGTGGAAGCTAATTGTAGATGCAGTACAAGAAGAAGTCCATGGTTAAGAGCCAGTAGATGATGGAGATGTATGCTtttggagaagatgagcagtacatGTGTACTGCTAGCTTTTGAAGTAGTCTGTGGTGTACATGTGTAGTGGTAGATGGAGATGCAGTAGCTATGTAATGCAGTAGCTTTGAGTTAACCAAAGTTAGAGTTTGCAAGCAATGCTATGTAGTGCAGTAACATTTTGGAGATGCAGTAGCCTTTTGGAGATGCTATGTAATGCAATGCTATGTAATGCTATGATCAAATATAAAGCAACTAGTTTGAATTTATACATGTCATCAGTTTGTGCTCACATATATAATTTTGCTGTgcttatttataacttttatgttGTTGTGGTATTTAATGTTGAATACAGGATACAGCGGCTTGTAGGCGGCGCCGCCCAAATATGGTCGCCGCCTGCAAAATTTCGACGGTGGCGCCGCCCAATAACGACTGTCATTTTCCTGTGTTTATTTATCAGTAGTTGCCCATATTCTGTAATAATCATCTCATATGCAGCAAGTATTCATGGAATTCTACCTGATGTTCTCTCTAGCGCGACGTCGTCCCACGAATTGAACATTTTTCCATTTctatgttgtttgaaccaatgagGCGGGGGTGGTGGGATAATATAGACTGTCGGCGAGGCGGGAAACCTCCTACGCGGTAGAATTTCCTACGCGGCAGGCGGGAGAGTTTCTGGCCGGGCGTCGTGGGTGAAAATATCTCTCGTGGCGCTCTAGCGTTACTGATATGTGGCTCCCACGTCCAAACTTTCCCGCGTCTTGAGGCGCTGGCGTGCCTGATTCGCGCCTTAGGCCAAGGGGCCGGCATGTTGTTGCCGGCGCTTTTATTAATATGCCGTGTGTATATATATTTATTATGCACAATTCACTTTATTTAACATGTCAAATACATTGTGTAGCACCAGGTGTATTTTTTTGTCAACATTATAATCGATGTAACATTTGTAGAAAATCCAAAATATAGattatttacttggtgattctaAAAGTGAAAAATAACTAGTTTGATATATGTATCTAATGTGGCTAAAAATGTTCTATGGAAGTGTGGTCAGGTACACTGAAACGGTGGTTTCTGCTAGACATGGCCTGGCCGAGTCAAGTGAAGCACGTCTTACAATTGCAGTCCTACGAACACAACGAGcgcagaaaaataaaaaggcaccaCTGTGTCGGTCAACGGTGATAACTTAGTAGGAGAGTAGGCATAATTGATGATAACCCCCTCCTTGTTCGTAATTCCTTGCTCTCATGCCCCTTTTGCGTCTGTACGTCTAACACACAGTTATTATTGATTAATCCGCTATTAATTATCAGTCTGATCACATTCCAACGAGGGAATACAAATCGGCACTGATGTGTTCTCACTCATCGTCACCACCTTGATCTTGTATAAAAGGAACCCCATACCAAGTGGATAGGTATCAAAACCATCAGTTGAACCATTTTCTTCTCCCATCcttatggcgccccaaacaagtgACACCGTATATTCGTTCGAGCATCTCTCAATGGAATTCAAGGTCACCGTAACCACAAGGGCTGCAACAATGGAGAAGTGGATCTACCGCGTATCCGAAGATTTCCTGTGCGACGCCAGCGCAAAGATCGTTGGTCTTGATTGCGAGTTCACTGACAAAGTGAAAGGAACAAAGCAGAAACTTCTTCCAGAGGATAAACGGCAACGTGCAGCAGTTTTGCAGCTATGTGTTGCCAATGACATCATTCTTTTTCAGGTATcacaaatgacaccatacaagtttttTACCAACTGTTCCGAATTATATACATCGTTTACCTTTAGTTTGAATTTTCGCAGATATTTCAGGCAACAAAGATTCCATGTTTGTTAAAGAAATTCTTGAGCTCGGGGAAGATTTGGTTTTTTGGTGCAGCAATTGATATGGATCGCAAGATGCTGATGCCTTATGGATTAAATATCAGGTGTGCGTTCgacttgcagaagatgatcaataTTCATAAACTAGATCCAGTTGTTAAGAATATAAGAATACCATCACTCTATGATCTGTCAAATGCTGTGTTGGGGACAAATTTGGAAAAGAAAGGTGAATCATGCAAGAAAATAAGAGAGGAAGGATGGGCAAGACCCGAATTAAGCTTTGATCAGGTCAAATATGCAGCCTTGGATGCACGGCTAAGCTTTGAAATTCCTAGAAAAAAATGGGCAATCAGGTAGGTCAATGATAACAACCATGTTTGGCTTCACAGTACTCTTCCTGATTAAATTGTACTCTCCTGGGATGATTTTTTTAAGCTTGCCTAcaccaaacaataaaacaagaatATAAATATGTCATGAAATTTCTATATGCGCGATGAAATCTTTATTAATAAATGGGCAGTACTGACTACCTTTGTCAATTGATTCAATAAGACCAATATTAACCTCCAAACTTTCCCACATAAGGATCAAGTATAATAATCTTTTTCTGATGTACATTACATCTTTCTGTCGAACGAACATCAGAGACTGTCCATTCCAGAACATGAGGAAAATCAGCATGTATACTCCACAGTTTAACCTGCGTCGATCACCATGTAAATCATTAGCATGTATTTATATATGAATAAAGGTTCAACAATTCTTATTTAATAAATGTCCAACGATTTTTACGTTTCTCCCTGAAGTGGAATAATTTTAGGCTTCTGATACGAAAAGTCGTCGAGGTTTTCAGGTGACAGCTTTCCGTTGCTTTGTTTGTACGCTTCCCTCCAAATTTCCTTGAACACGTCAGCCGTGTTAACAAAGTGCTGTTCAGCTTCTCGCCCTCCAAGTGAGTCTAGAAGTTCAAACCGCTTCTTCTTTAAATTCACGGACATGACGAAATAGTGACCCACAGGACACTCTTTATCTCCTTCTTCGAAACATGGAATTTTTATCTGCATAAACAAAAAATGCATTCCAGCTATTTGTTTGAGGCACTCTTTTTCTTTTAAGATAATTATGGACTCCACACTGAAACTTACAATACGTATTTGTCCAACTGGAAACAATCTTCAACCGGATTAATTGCCTTTATGAGATTTGCCAATTTCCTCGTATTCATTTTGCCATCATTGTTCCTATTAATCCTGTTGCACCTTAACTGTTTGGGTGTTATATTTTTATGTTAGTGCCGCCTCAAATTTTCGCATAGAAACGTGCATGAAGAAAAAtattaataataataataatatttcttACCACTGCCATGAATGGCACTATTAGACGTTTGGTATCAGGGCTTCGAAAAATATCCCGCGCTACATCTACCAAGATTGTCATGATACTGGTTTTAATAGGAGCACCATCTTCAAAGGAGTCAGCAACATCACCAATGGTAACCTCCATATCACCATATCCAATAAACTTCTGATTCCTGCGGAAATTTAATAAATTATTTGTCAGGCAGTGTTTTTGAATTGACTGTAATTACATATGCCAAAACACGATACCTAAATTTTTCCATGCGTTCCCTGCTGGATGGATCCTGATTATCAGTGATAGATGATCTGATACTGTATTTGCATACTTCTTTATAGACAAAATCAGTAATGGTATTATACCCATCATCAGGATTTTCTCCATCATCTGCAACGAATGATCATACTTTTTTCACACCGTATATTTTAACATATGTATTGTTTACGGAAAAAATAGATTACGTAATTTGCAACATTTTAAGTATGCAACATGGGTTTTTCGTCTCTTGCCTTTATTGATGGAATTATCGATGATGCTTTTCAATTCTTCCTGAATGGTCATGGCTGGTTCTGATGCAATTTCAGGGCTGCGGTTGTCGCAATTGTTCTCGTCTGTTGCAATTGTACTCTCTTTGACAACCTGCTCTTGTTCATCGTGGTGACATGACACGACATTGGTTTTCTCTTCCCCATCAGCTGTGTTACCACCCGTTTTGGCTAACTCGTTCTCTTCCCTTATGTTACCTTCATCGGAGACATCTTtcacagaaaaagaaaaatacatgaGCTGCCATAAATGTAATCAAATTGGGTTGCACATCTTATGGATAGACCACTATACTACTTTTAAAGTATTTATCCCATGATTGGGTGTGCACCTTTGATAAGACCATCATCTGCATTCTGGTCAGCGGTGGCACATGGACGCTCCATGATTTCCTTAGGTGTTGCATCTCCTGGCTGATCAAAACTAAGTTTGCTTGACACAGATTGAGTAGTTTCTTCTGCTGTGGAAACATGAATTGGTGGGCATTTCAGTGTGCAGATTGGAAAATAGATAAGAATATATTTTCGGTACTTGCCTATGTGCTGGCCATCCTCAAGCGTTTGTCCATCATCGGGTACTATAGCAGTTGAGGGCTCCTCCACAATGGTTGCAACTACAGATATGTCACAGCCATCGCCATCTGAGCCCGTCGAGGTTTTAGAATCCTGGTTGGCAACATTAGGAGATGCACTAACATCAAATTCCATACAATTTTGGTAGATCGATGGATTTGTATTACATTGCGACAAGTTACCAATAAGAAAGCTCCTCTGGCTTCTTCGTCAATTTGTTCAGTCGTTGGTGGAGATATTTTTAGCTGGTCATAATTGcctgaaagaaaagaaaaagaaattgtattatgtaaattacgaAATAGC
Coding sequences within it:
- the LOC127339351 gene encoding uncharacterized protein yields the protein MEFKVTVTTRAATMEKWIYRVSEDFLCDASAKIVGLDCEFTDKVKGTKQKLLPEDKRQRAAVLQLCVANDIILFQIFQATKIPCLLKKFLSSGKIWFFGAAIDMDRKMLMPYGLNIRCAFDLQKMINIHKLDPVVKNIRIPSLYDLSNAVLGTNLEKKGESCKKIREEGWARPELSFDQVKYAALDARLSFEIPRKKWAIR